One Brassica napus cultivar Da-Ae chromosome C4, Da-Ae, whole genome shotgun sequence genomic region harbors:
- the LOC125585631 gene encoding UPF0481 protein At3g47200-like — protein sequence MEQPANASVHDGGESLLKIRIESMHKKLKEPPRLLSSAAGKSTCSIFRVPQTMIDSNGRCYEPRVVSVGPYHRGKTQLKMMEEHKWRYLNALVTRTHDTKSLTLEDYMKTVKSVEELARECYSESIHMDSDEFNEMMVLDGCFILELFRKVSHVVPFQQDDPLVNMAWVLPFFTRDFLRLENQIPFFVLEALYDLTRSDNERESNVSLQSLAFEFFTNTMDRPEQDLARFKDLKAKHLLDLVRSSLIPDSKPQAKPTTKPEKKTPSNIIHSISKLQQAGIKIRELKDEESFLVVRFRHGAIEMPRIIVDDFMGSFFPNCVAYEQCHAACSKHFTTYATLLDCLMNINKDVGYLCEQKIIENYFGTESAVAGFVNSLGRDVAFDLENCYLKELFIEVNEYYDSSWHVTIADLKNTYFRSPWSFISALAALILLILSIVQTIFTVYPR from the exons ATGGAGCAACCGGCAAATGCCTCCGTACACGACGGAGGAGAAAGCCTCCTCAAGATTCGCATTGAGAGTATGCATAAGAAGCTGAAGGAGCCACCAAGGTTGCTCAGCTCAGCCGCGGGAAAATCAACTTGCTCCATCTTCCGAGTACCTCAAACCATGATTGATTCCAACGGTAGATGCTATGAGCCGCGAGTTGTGTCGGTGGGACCGTACCACCGAGGCAAAACTCAGCTCAAAATGATGGAAGAACACAAATGGCGTTACTTAAATGCTCTTGTCACTCGAACCCACGACACAAAATCCTTAACTCTAGAGGATTATATGAAAACCGTGAAGAGTGTTGAGGAACTTGCAAGAGAGTGTTACTCCGAGTCAATCCACATGGACTCTGATGAGTTCAACGAGATGATGGTTCTTGACGGTTGTTTCATTCTTGAGCTGTTTCGTAAAGTCAGCCACGTTGTTCCTTTTCAACAGGATGATCCACTCGTGAACATGGCTTGGGTTCTTCCTTTCTTCACCAGAGATTTTCTCCGTCTTGAGAATCAAATCCCTTTCTTCGTTCTTGAAGCTTTGTATGACCTCACTAGAAGCGATAACGAAAGAGAGAGCAACGTTTCTTTACAGTCTCTAGCGTTTGAGTTCTTTACCAACACTATGGATAGACCAGAACAAGATCTCGCCAGGTTCAAAGACCTAAAAGCCAAACACCTCCTTGACCTTGTCCGGTCAAGCTTAATCCCGGATAGTAAGCCTCAAGCGAAACCG ACAACTAAACCAGAGAAGAAGACACCATCCAACATCATCCACAGTATATCGAAGCTCCAGCAAGCCGGGATCAAGATCAGGGAGCTGAAAGACGAAGAGAGCTTCCTCGTTGTGAGATTCAGACATGGAGCGATAGAGATGCCGCGCATCATAGTCGACGATTTCATGGGCAGTTTCTTTCCGAACTGCGTGGCTTATGAGCAGTGCCACGCGGCGTGTTCAAAGCATTTCACTACGTACGCGACATTACTAGACTGTCTGATGAACATTAACAAAGACGTTGGGTATCTATGTGAACAAAAAATCATAGAGAACTACTTTGGCACAGAATCAGCGGTCGCTGGGTTCGTGAACAGTCTAGGCAGAGACGTGGCGTTCGACCTAGAAAACTGTTATCTCAAAGAGTTGTTTATAGAAGTGAATGAGTATTACGATAGTAGTTGGCACGTTACAATTGCTGATCTCAAGAACACTTATTTTAGGTCTCCTTGGTCTTTTATCTCTGCTCTTGCTGCTCTTATTCTTTTGATCTTATCTATTGTTCAGACGATTTTCACTGTTTATCCAAGATAG